GAAGCCCTGGCGGGCTTCGGTGTGCCGGAGGAGGCGTGCGAGGACTTCGAGCGCTGGTACGAGTGGCGCGCCGCCCTCTCTGACGTCCCCGTGGCCCTGGCCTTCTTCTCCGGCCAGCGCGAGGGCTTCGAAGCCTTCTCGCGAGGTTGGGGCAACGACGGCTTCCTCCTCGAGCTGCCGCCCGCGCAGCTCGTCCCGCACCTCTTCGAGGGGGGCGTCGTCGAGACGTGGGGCCAGGCGCCCTTCCTCGAGGACTGGGCGGACGTCACCTCCATACCGGGACTCTTCAGCGACTCGCCGCGCGAGGACTTCGCGCAGCGCTGGCACACCAACGAGGCCTACGCCTGGCGCTGGGAGGACGTGACGGCGCGCGTGGCCCTCTTCAACACCACGCACCCCTCCGAGGACTTCGACACTGGGTGGCCCGCAGCCACCACGCAGTGAGGACACCATGGCACTCGCAGACTGGACTTACCTCAACGGAGGACTCGACATCTCCACCGTGGACAGGGGCGTGACGGCGGGCATTGCCCGTCCCCCAGGCGGCGGCAACTTCCTCTTCGCCTTCAACTCCCTCACCGCCGCGCAGGGCGCGGTGGGTCTCTTCGCCAACCTCCCTGACTTCGCCCCCATGGCGAAGGGCGGCAGCATCCGTGGCTGCCTCCAGCGCGGGCCCGGCGGCGGCCCCACGGGTTTCTCCCCCTTCCTCTTCGTGCGGCCAGGGCACCTCCGTCAACGACAGCGCCTACCTCCTGGGCCTCTCCGACGACGAGCCGCACCGGGTGGTGCTGCGCAAGGGCGCGGTGGCCACGGGCCTGCCCGACGCCGACGGCCCCGGAGTCCTCCTGAAGTCCTCGGCCAGCTTCACCCAGGGCACCTGGCTGCACCTGCGACTGGACGTCGTCGTCAACGCCAATGGCGACGTCGTCCTCAAGGCCTTCCACAATGACTTGGCCGAGCACCCGCTCGGCACGCCTCCCGACTGGCAGCCGGTGCCGGGCATGGCCGACTTCATCGACGACGCCCTCGGCATCAACTCCGGTAGCCAGCCCCTCACCTCCGGCCGGGGAGGCTTCGGCTTCGCGGTGAAGGACGTCACCCGCCGGGCCTACTTCGACTCGCTCGAGCTCTCCCGACAGGTGTGAAGCCATGGCCCTCACCGCCTTCACCAGTCGCCTGGGCCTGGGGCAGGGCCGCATTCGGCCCCAGCGGGCCACGCCCGCCTCGGGCGAGTACCTCTTCGTGCTCGGAGACGAGGAGCCTGGACGCCGCTTCGCGTTGGCCCTGGGCGACTTCGCCGAGGTGACGCAAGCCGTGGACGTCACAGGCGTGGCGCTCGTCCGCTGCGCCCTGCGCCTCCGTGTGCCTGCGGGCGCCCCGGCGGGCCTGGCCTGGGAAGTGTCCCTCGTCGTCGACGGTATGAAGTACGCCCGTTGCCTCGGTCGCCCCGGCCGCGAGCGCCTCGTCGCGGACGTGGCCGCCAACGTCTCGAAGCTCTCCGGTGTCCACACGGTGGGCGTCCGCCTGGAGCTCGTCTCCCCGTGAGGTGTCGCCATGGCCACGGTTGAGTTGCCCGCCCTCTACGTCGACACCGTCTCCCTCACCACAGAGACGCGCCGCCCCCTCCTCCTCAACCTTGCACCGGGCCCCGAGGAGGAGGACGTCCCCGTCGAGGCCACGCTGGAGCTGGAGCTGGTGGACGTCGGCGCGGACGGCATTGCCCGGGCCGCCACACGCGTCTGGGTGGACAGCGTCCTCGCCTTCGAGGGCGGGGCCAGCGTCGAGGTGGCGCCCGCCTTCGCGGGGCCACTCGCGGAGGTGACGCAGACGGCGGACACCCTGCGCGTGGTGCTCCACCCGGCGGTGCCGCTGGCCAGCCAGGCCACCGTCTCCGTGCGCGTCGTCTCCGCCACGGCCGGCGGCGAGCACCTCCTCGACGAGACGTACACCTTCACCGTGGAAGACAGGACGGCGCCCCGTCTCGTGGGTGCCCAGGCCCTGGCTGCGAAGTCGGTGCGCCTCGCCTTCGACGAGGACGTGCGGGTGCCGGCCTCGGCGCGCTTCACCTTCACGGCTCGCGGGGCGCCCGCAGTCCCGGTGGCGTCCATCGAGGCTGCGGCGGACGGCCCCCTCGTCCACCTCGCCCTCGACACGGAACTGACGCAGGACGTGGTGTACGAAGTGCGCGTGGAGGGAGCGACGGACGCACACGGCAACCCGGTGCTCGCCCCCTACCACCGCGCCACCTTTCCTGGCTTCCGGCCAGCCCGGCCGCCCTCCCGGCACTTCCAGCTCTGGGACATGCTGCCCCGCCACAATCGCCGCGACGACGTGACGGGCGACCTGCACCGCTTCATCTCCTGCCTCCAGGAGGTGACGGACTTGCTGCTCTCTGACTTGGACGCCTTCCCCGACATCTTCGACTTGGAGCGCGCGCCGGAGGCCTTCCTGGACGCCATCCTCCAGGACTTGGGCAACCCCTTCGCCTTCGAGCTGGACGTCCTCGCCCGGCGCCGCCTGGCCGCCATCCTCGTGGAGATGTACCAGCAGAAGGGCACCGCACTGGGTCTGCGCAACGCCATCCGCTTCTTTCTCGGCATCGAGGTGAGGGCCATCTCTCCCTTCGCCTCGGACACCCTCGTGCTGGGTGAGTCCGAGCTGGGCGTGGACTGGGTGCTGGGCCCCTCAGAGCGCTTCGCCCGCTACGCCTTCAACGTCGAGGTGGAGCGCCTCCTCTCGCCTGCGGAGCGCCAGCGCCTGCGCCCCCTCGTCGAGTACCTCAAGCCCGCCCACACCCACTTCATCGACTTGGTGGAGCCCCTGCCCCCCATTCTCCCCGAGCACTGGGAGCTGGGACTCAGCGAGCTGGGCGAGACGACGACGCTGCACTGACTCTGCGGAGGCCCACTGTGACGAGCAGAGGCAGCGGGCACGGCCCCTACCGCCGTAGCTTCCGCTCCTTCGCAAGCTTCGCGAACTCTGCCTTATGCTTCGCACAGAAGTGGGTGGACTTGAGGTCGATGTGCTGAATGCGAACGGGCGCGCGGAGCACACACACCGGAGCATGGCACGGAAAGCTCATGCCCATCAGCTTTGCGATGCTACTGGTGAGCTGGTTCTGGAGGCGAAAACGCGCGAGTTCGAGCGCCTCTCCCTCAAGACGAGTATCACGCGGCATGGAGAGGCCTTCCAGACTGCGCATGCGTGACACCGACGCAACGGCGCGTGCTGTGGGCAAGTCATAGATGGCGTACATGAAGTTGGCGCCATTTGCGCCGAGGTCCTCGTTAATCACATAGAGGGTGCCCTGTGCGGTTGGCAGCTTCGGCAGCAACTCATCCCAGATGACCTGCTCCCGGCGTTTCGAGTACGTGCCGTCTGGTAGCGGCTGAATGCCTTTCAAGCGGATGTCGAGCCCCGGGAATCGCTCGGCAAGAACCGTCACGATGCCATCGAGCTCGGCCGGGACCCGGTTTCCGAGGGGAACCAGCTCGACCCGCTTAATGGACGGAGGCTTTGGAACCGTACTGGAATCCGGCTGCACGTAAGGACGCATGGCCCCTGCTTGTGCAAAGGCAGGAAGAGAAAGAACACAGGCTAGCCAGACCATCCAGGACACGACAGGCGCGAGGAACCGGTGCATGAGGGAAGCCTAGACCTCGTGCGACGGGAACTCCAGCCGCGAAACCTGCCATATCCATCCCTCCTCAGTCTGCGCCATAGCTGGCCCCCATCGCGGGCACCTCCGCGTACGAGCCTCGCGGACTCCCAGGCGTAGAATGCAGCCAGGCCAAACGCAGCTATGTGATGTCCCCAATTTCTCGCGCCATGCCTTTGCTTTCCTCTGGAGGGCGCAGGCATGAGCAACCGGTTGGATTTTTTCTTCAGGCAGCGCGTGACAGAGGCCGAGCTGGACCTGGCCTTCGCGCAGTTGGAGCAGGCGGACAGAAACCTCGCCGCCGACTTGGGCGTCCACGGCGTCATCTCCGGGGCGGTGCCCGCGCCGCACTCTCCCGTGCCCAACCTCTCCGTTGATTTGACGGCCCCGGGCCGCGCCTACGACAACCTCGGCCAGCGCATCTTCTTCGGCACCGGGCAGACGGTGGACTGCGCGGTGGACTTGTCGGGCATCCCCACCGACGTCTCCACCTCGGGCAGCGAGCGGTGGGTGGGCATCTTCCTGCGCTTCACTCGCCTGCTGTCGGAGCCGCGCACGGACGGCAACTCTCAGCAGGTGTACTTCCGCCGCGACGAGTCCTTCGAGCTGGTGGTGCGCCAGGCGCCGGAGGGCCCCGTCGGCCAGGCGCCCAAGCCCGCCCTCCAGCCCGACGAGCTGCTGCTGTGTGACGTCCGGCGCCGCC
The nucleotide sequence above comes from Myxococcus virescens. Encoded proteins:
- a CDS encoding phage tail protein codes for the protein MATVELPALYVDTVSLTTETRRPLLLNLAPGPEEEDVPVEATLELELVDVGADGIARAATRVWVDSVLAFEGGASVEVAPAFAGPLAEVTQTADTLRVVLHPAVPLASQATVSVRVVSATAGGEHLLDETYTFTVEDRTAPRLVGAQALAAKSVRLAFDEDVRVPASARFTFTARGAPAVPVASIEAAADGPLVHLALDTELTQDVVYEVRVEGATDAHGNPVLAPYHRATFPGFRPARPPSRHFQLWDMLPRHNRRDDVTGDLHRFISCLQEVTDLLLSDLDAFPDIFDLERAPEAFLDAILQDLGNPFAFELDVLARRRLAAILVEMYQQKGTALGLRNAIRFFLGIEVRAISPFASDTLVLGESELGVDWVLGPSERFARYAFNVEVERLLSPAERQRLRPLVEYLKPAHTHFIDLVEPLPPILPEHWELGLSELGETTTLH